A part of Aquila chrysaetos chrysaetos chromosome 14, bAquChr1.4, whole genome shotgun sequence genomic DNA contains:
- the LOC115350677 gene encoding 2-oxoglutarate receptor 1-like, with translation MNTTNDDVANPTTWQDTDGDFPNCTDVEVGLKTLYLPIMYSIIFLVGFPGNVIAICVYSFKMRPWKSSTIIMLNLALTDLLYLTSLPFLIHYYASGEHWIFGGFMCKFIRFGFHFNLYSSILFLTCFSAFRYAVVVHPMKFFHIQRKRWTAVACAAVWVISLAAVSPVKFLISSKKAQNRSLCLDLTSSENLGTTRWYNWLLTGLAFFLPLLTVTLCYTFIICTLATGPHTRACYKQKARRLAVVLLVVFYVCFLPFHVFRVARVELRLHPASCHMEKQIHAAYIISRPLAALNTCGNLLLYVVIGGNFQRAMLSLSRCKWSKYVQQPGRNNYLAKPEIALRL, from the coding sequence ATGAACACAACAAATGACGACGTAGCCAACCCCACCACCTGGCAAGACACTGACGGTGATTTTCCCAACTGCACTGATGTGGAAGTCGGTCTGAAGACTTTGTACCTCCCCATTATGTATAGCATCATCTTCCTGGTGGGCTTCCCAGGAAACGTCATTGCGATTTGTGTTTACAGCTTCAAGATGAGGCCTTGGAAGAGCAGCACCATAATCATGCTGAACCTGGCACTCACAGACCTGCTCTACCTCACCAGCCTTCCCTTCCTGATACACTACTATGCCAGCGGGGAGCACTGGATCTTCGGTGGATTCATGTGCAAGTTCATCCGCTTCGGCTTCCACTTCAACTTGTACAGCAGCATCCTCTTCCTCACCTGCTTCAGCGCCTTCCGCTATGCGGTGGTGGTCCACCCTATGAAGTTCTTCCACATCCAGAGGAAGCGGTGGACAGCGGTGGCTTGCGCAGCCGTTTGGGTGATCTCACTGGCAGCCGTCAGCCCCGTCAAATTCTTGATCTCCtcaaaaaaggcacaaaacagATCCTTATGTCTCGACCTTACCAGCTCTGAAAACCTGGGCACAACCAGGTGGTATAACTGGCTGCTGACTGGCCTGGCCTTCTTCTTGCCCTTGCTGACGGTGACTCTGTGCTACACGTTCATTATTTGCACGTTGGCTACCGGCCCCCACACGCGGGCTTGCTACAAACAAAAGGCTCGCAGACTCGCTGTCGTCCTCTTGGTGGTCTTCTATGTGTGCTTCCTCCCCTTCCACGTCTTTCGGGTGGCTCGGGTTGAACTACGGTTGCATCCAGCCAGCTGTCACATGGAGAAGCAAATCCATGCTGCCTATATCATCTCTCGGCCCCTGGCTGCACTCAACACGTGTGGCAACCTACTACTTTATGTCGTGATCGGAGGTAACTTCCAGCGGGCCATGCTCTCTCTTTCAAGGTGTAAGTGGAGCAAATATGTCCAGCAGCCCGGGAGAAACAATTACCTGGCCAAGCCAGAAATTGCATTAAGGTTATGA